The DNA window AGATTTTGATAAAACATAGAATGATATATCGAGTAGTATTACAGTCTTCTTTTTTCTGCAAAAAagtattataattttttttggtttttattggtatgtgtgggatgagtgaaaaatatacttaatTTAGAACGGAGAGAGATTACTTCGTAAACCACTGTATCGATCTGTCACTGTATGTTCTGGTGGTGACGCCATTGATCACCCTTCTCGTCGCATGGCCGGTAAGCACCCGCATGCCAGCCGGAATGATGACCACTTGCAGGATGGCATGGCCGGTCGCGAGCTGAGAAGAACATAATTCAACAAGTATCTAGAGGTGAGTGGTCAATGTGATATTCCAGTATTATGTCATTTTATAACCCTTTCATATCATATACTCTTACACACTACTGCACAGAAAATAATTTTCCTGTATACGGGGCCATCGTTTCCAGACGGGCCATAAGTGGCTGCGTCATGAAAAACCGGTCCCCGGAGGCCGGTAGACGGACCGCACGCGTGGATGCATTATCGTGTGCGGTCCACTTAAACGACCGCACGAGAAAATGTATTTTCCCGTGCAGTCGCTTAAGCAAAGCTCACGCGATGACGGTATTATCGTGTGCGGTTCCCTATATAAACCGCACGCGATGATGGGTCTATATAGTCTTCCCCAACCCGACATCTGTCATTTGAACTTCGACGTTTTTCTCTCCTACACAAGCCAAATAATAAGGGGTAggttttcaactcgaaattttgATTGCCATCCATATAAAAAGTAATATGCTTGTTCTCCTCCTTCatttgcctcttttttttttcaattttcattgGTTGAACGGAAAGATATTTGTACATTTTCAAAAATTGTCTTTTTAGattcttttttaatttctagatcAAATATAATGTTTATATTATCAAATTTGGTTTGATAATCACTAGTGCATGAAGGTCCAATGTAATGTAGGTTTAGTTTTTAATTAGGATTTGTTTTCCGGTTTATTTAGGAAACACCTGCAATATACCATTTCTATATAATACATGAAACATCGAGTTGTAACTAGTGGAACATCACAAAATACTTACTAAAACATATATGATGAACAATATATGCAACATTTATAAATAAACTAGTGAAACATCAGGAAATACTTGTTGAAGAATCCAAATAACAGCATGTGTAACATAGTCCAATTTCGATTGAAACGTTCACTTCTCATATGTGAAAcctttagggcccctttgatttggaggaaaaacatagaaattttagaggatttcaatcctataggaaaatttcctatgaagccctttgaaataAAGGATTCAATCATATCTAATCgattgaaattcctatggaatgggcaatcctatagagattttggaggaaatttatcAAGAGCTTCagcctcttgctaactttcctttaAGTCTATATCTCTCAtacaattcctgtgtttttcctgtggttcaatcaaacggtaattcctgtgtttttcttgcgttttgcaatcctctgttttacacttacattcctatcaaaatcctacgtttttcctattcctacgttttctcaatcctgcgattcaaagagGCCCTTAATggttgaaatatatttttttacgataacctttttttttctatatttatacaTACAAAATAAGACTATTTAATCCTACATATATTACCATGCTTACATAAGATTGCCATTTTCTTTCATATTTCGTTTCCTAATCATTGCTTGATAATACAGTTAAGAAATCTTCTTGCTTTTCAACACAGAAGAGTTATCCTTTTCAGCAATCTATGACTCTCCGCCTCTCTCAATCAACGTATGTACGTAGATGCTCCAATTCAGGCTTCTCTCTGTTTCCTCCGTTTCCTATCATaagtcatttattttttttagttaaactttttttaagtttgatcaagtttactGCAAAATACAGTAATATCTTCAATATAAAGCAAGCACTTCATTTAAATATATTCACTGTTATAAaactaataaaactaatttggtgctgtggatatttttataatctttaactaagaaaaaatcaaatggcttataatatcaaatcaattttattaaatttaacattgaatatattttgataatatgtttgtttcatgttgaaaaatccaaatatagttttatataaacttaatcaaatttagaaaagtttgactaggaaaaaatcaaatgatttataatatgaaatagagggagtagtgtatatatatacccatatacatataatagaaaaaatgctCATGTGTTGCAAAGGGTAAAGGCTATTTTAGTCtcattattgttgttatacggtttagctagggtGAAAATCATTGTGGCAACTcgcttgtatatatatatattttagaaaattatgagttgtaattaggagtccgactcacatatcaagttagcatgtgttgacaaaaaaatcgaacacgctggcctgggagatctgcttagctcctgtgcaggtccaaagattggtgagatgcgggcgtgctagtcagtttgatcctgcataggagctaagcagatctcccagaccgacgtgttcgatttttttcgtcaacacaaaTTGGCACGCCAGGTGGGACCACAAATTTTATATCCAcatgtctgaagaagaagtcaatgccaagatcATTCAATCTCGGCTCGGGGGGCAAGCACATCAGTATCAGCTCATGAAAGCCGATTACAAGATCAGACAGAAGAGAATTTTGGAGCATTAGTCCCCATACTCTAAaactggggggcatgtgttaacagtgaaatttggtaatcggcaaagacgttattggcttagaatcattatcggctgcagcatctcggaatcagccgatggaagttatcaagtcgccaatagttggattcctgctatattcggttaaggaaatcaatttactaaaggaagcttatccctaagtgaccgagtttaaagaggatgcggcatggcagtttatctattaattaggaatagtttgttagtttccttttatctttaggaaagtgtgtttagtgtccgataaggactttatattttccttttatctttaggttagtttctttcttgtctgataaggacttgtatcaacccatgggtataaatatgtacacccggtggtctatgtaatctatcctcacgatcaatacaattccgcgcatcgccaccttttaccttttctactttattttatcgtccggcgggacttggcacctgacgcggggctgcatcggtgttcgatctccggcgaaggggtaagtccaatgttccgtcggtccaggcaattgtatcgtctacgtcggcgtcgttcaaggctacatcagtacattcgacctcttggattgctctggtttggatgatatatttgcctacctatttatcatatgatAGATCTGCtcagctcctgtgcaggtccaaagattggtgagatgcgggcgtgccagtcagtttgatcctgcaactgacaagatatgcaaatagtagatcaaaacagccgatcggctgacaagctgatggagtagttccagccgatagccgataatagccaaCATATGAtaaacagagacatatgataaataggtaggcaaatatatcatccaaaccagagcaatccaagaggtcaaatgtactgatgcagccttgaacgacgccgacgtagacgatacaattgcctcgACCGACAAAACATTgaacttaccccttcgccggagatcgaacaccgatgcagccccgcgtcaggtgccaagtcccgccggacgataaaataaagtaagaaaaggtaaaaggtggcgatgcgcggaattgtattgatcgtgaggatagattacatagacccccgggtgtacatatttatacccatgggttgatacaagtccttgtcggacaagaaagaaactaacctaaagataaaaggaaaatataaagtacttatcggacactaaacacactttcctgaagataaaaggaaactaacaaactattcctaattaatagataaactgccatgccgcatcctctttaaactcggtcacttgggataagcttccttagtagattgatttccttaaccgaatatagcaggaatccgactattggcgacttgataactcccatcggctgattccgagatgctgcagccgataatgattctaagccgataACGTCTTtaccgattaccaaatttcactgttaacagcatgtgagttttttttaaaatgatttcttatacgactccttttatatttccaaaagcgtcCCAAGTTAGCacgcgagttttttttaaagagatttcttgtAGAGACgtattttgtatttccaaaaacgaacgaacttaaaaacggacttaaacacatatatgtattttcaaaagtgaataaacttaaaaaccgactcaaacaccaGTGACCTACCAAAGTAttagtaaaaatatctttaatttttataatagtagagtagagatagagatgacTCACTACTACCAGAGCTATTTTTCCATGCAgtcaaattgatttttccatgcggaggTTTCCCCCGTCTAGAGCCATGAGTTTGgaaaaatgaatatttttacGTGCGGGCAGCCCAACCGCACAGTCAAgttaagtggaccgcacgggataatcgattatcatGTGCGGTCAaatgattatcccgtgcggtcaaatAATACCGCCcgcacggaaaaaaaaaacaaaacaaaaatgcaAAAATCGCTTCCTGCCTGCATCCGGCCGTCTCCACCGCGAGCTGACGAGCCCGCCCGCCTCCCTGAGCTCTCAAGCGACGGATCCGCCTCCCCAGAGCTCGCCGACGACGGATCCGCTTCCACTAAGTCCACCAACGACGGATCTATCTCCCCCGAGCCCGTCATCGTTGTCGCGAGCTCGCTGAGgtcagccgtcgtcgtcgtcgaggcggGCCTCCCAAGGCAGCGGCGACGAACGCCGGGGATGGcttgcggtggtggtggacggcgtcgtcgaggccgACAACGCTACGGATCCGcttcctcgacggcgacggcaagacCGAGCCGCCCTCCGACGTTGACGACTGGTGGTTCCCGGCGTTGGCCGCCGCCATCATGTCGTTGACCTGGCCCCTGCAGCTCGGTGTACTTGGCCACCACCGCCCGAAGCAAGTCGCTTGTTCTCctcgcttgcttgcttgctgctgctcgCTTGTTCTCCTCGCTTGCTTGCGTTGCTGCTGGTGAGATGTGGAGGAAAGAGtcaaagagaggagagagatggcagggaggaaagagggagagagagcggagGGGATGAGAGGAATATAAAAgggagaaaaggaagagagggGGTGTGATAAAATTGAAGTTGgtgggagggaaaggagggaggCATTTTCCTTTGCGGTCCACTTAAAATGCCCACacacaaaaatcgattttcccgtgtGGTCAGATTAAGACGCCTGCACGGGATAATCCTCATTATCCGGTGCGGTCGGATTAAGacgcccgcacggaaaaatgcattttcctGTGCGGGCAGCAACCCGGCGCCGGTCCCTTTATTTTCCTTGCGGTTTAACTTATGGACCGCATGTAAATAAAAGGAGGTGGCGATCAGGAAAATCTATTGTGTAGTAGTGACTCAAACACAAGTGACCTATCAAAGTAatagcaaaaatatctttaatttttataataagtagagaagagataagagATATATAGTTCCATGACTGTTGACGTGTTCAGTAGTTAGGTGCTCTAATGGAGACGAGGCTCTCCACGTAACGGATGACATGGTGTATAGTCGGAGTCGGCTCACAGCTGTACCGGCTCCCTAACACGTTCACGTCTTTTACCACCGGTTTGCTCCGCTCCCTGTGCCACCACAGCTCCTTGTAGAACATGGCCACCaacatcgcctcctcctcctccactccgtcgtcgccggccaccgtggcGCCGAAGCTTTGGAACTAGCGTTCGCCGGCGTCCAAGCTCCACGCATACCCCCACACGTTCATTCGGTATCGCAGCGACCACTCCGGGCTTGCCGCGGCAGCCGGGTCGTCGTcatcgaccgccgccgccatccaaaCTTCGTGGGTGGCCACCACACTCGTGCGGACGCGGTGCACGAAGCacagctcgccggcgaggtccgcCAGGCGATCGTACGTGCAGGCCGTGCAGCCCGGAGGGGACGGGACCGCGTCGAACGCCTCGTCCCGCAGGCTGAACCGCAGCAGTGCGCACGGCTCAGGCTCGTCGATGAACCAGTAGAAggagcccccgccgccgcgcgtgcaGTCGGCGGCGGGTCTCCCGTCGGGGCTGATGGCGCGCGGTGGGTCCTGCGTGCGCCGCCATccgttgccggcgccgccgccgagcgtgAAGATCTCATGCCCGATGCCGTAGACCGGCGGATAGTGGTTGCCGGACTTGCGGTAGTAGAAGCACCTGGCGACGACGTACCTGTTCCGCCACGGATCGAAGCCGATCGCCGCCGTTAATTCGGTAGACCCTGGGgaccggccgcggcggctgcggccgccGGTGCCGGGCGGCAGCACGACGAGCTCCTGGGTAGCCGGGTTGTACACGAACGTGGCCCCGCCattggtggcgacggcgacaaggCCGTCGCAGTGGGTAGGGATGATACGGCGGGCGATTCGGTTGCCATTAGGGATAGACTTGTGGAACATCGGATCAGTCTCGGCGGTGATgtgtggtggcgccgccgccgccaccgccgctcttgctcttgctctcGGTCTGgcgactccggccgccgctcgcaggGTAAGCGTTAGGTGGTGGAAGCTGACAACCTCGGACTCGGAGTCGGAGAGCGCTTCGTCCCATACATCCTCCGAGCTCGCGACGGCGAGCAAGGACGACGTTGGCAGCTGCCTCGCGCGCGACAgctcgaggtggcggcggactaGGACggggtcgtcgacggcggcgtgccACGAGCGGCAGACCGCCCTGAAACGCGTGAGGGATCTCACGGGGAGGTTCACGAAGATGTGGGAGAAGAACACGTCGTCGGGgatggctgcggcggccgcAGGACCTAATTCTGGgatcgcggcggcgacggcggccggcggatgCGGTGGATTGATGATCTGCCGGTGTTTGTGCCGCTGGCGGGTCGTCGGACGGTGCTTGCGGCGCGTGGGATTCGCCATTATTTGCAAATCGATATGTATGTTTTTGCCTCAATTTGACAGCAGATTAGTTGCGCACCTGTTCGACATACCGATAATATTACTATATTAATTAGTATGAGTTAACATGCATTACGTTGTAGGGACCTGAATATTCTTTGTAGACGCAAACTTGTTTTGACATATCGTACTTGCCGCTGGTTTTAATTGATGAGATTATGTCTCATTACAAAACCTTGTACAAATACgtgaaaaatataaatcatggaTAAAATATTTCTTAAGAATAAATTAAattgcaacaaaataaataactatatgatatttttaaataagacgaatgcaACAGCCAGCGAAGaggattttcgctggcggtttcCTTAAGTcggccgctagcgaaaatcaATCTTCGGCATCTCCACTAGCCCTCATAATGCAACAGCAGCCTCTTCACTGGCCTTTGGTCTCCGGCGGCGCCATGTGGCAACCAGCTAAAACATGTTTCGGCcctaaaaaaacgaaaagaaaatcGTTTTTTATAGTGCATCTTCCATGTATTCAGTATAGTGGATGATTAAAAGTACATGATGATACGGTCATATGGGTAAAAATCAATCATGGAAAGCTAGCTATCTCATTTGGCGTGCCAATGTCGAGTCGAAATCAACTTCTGACTCTACAAATCCTACATACATGCGGCAAACTCTTCTGATATGTTCTCCTATATATATGCAACCAATGCTGTATACTAACATACACCGAACATGGGGATCTACTACCGACGGCGCAAGGAGAAGCGCCGCCGGATCACACAATATCCggcgcccgcagccgccgccgccgccgcccccgttcCGGACGATCTACTCGTCTCCGAGATCCTGACGCGCCTCCCTGTCAAGACCCTCACGCGCTGCAAGAGCGTGTGCAGGTCGTGGCGCGCCGCCCTCGAGGATCCTTCCttcgtccgccgccacctcgagcTGTCTCGCACGAGGACGCCACCTTCGGCTCTAGTCATCCCGCACGATGGCGGCAACTTCTTGTCCAGGTATATCAGCTTTCACCGCCTCCGGTCACCGGAGCACACAGCcacggacgccgcggcggcggcggcgacggctgagcTGATGCTCGAGGCGACGTGCCCGGAGGAGATCGGCTGCGGGTTCGTCCCTTCGCACTGCGacggcctcgtcgccgtcgcgggcACCAGAGGCCACATATTCGTGTGCAACCCGGCGACCAGGAAGCTCGTGCAGCTGCCGCTCGGCACCAATGCCGGGCTCTCCGAGTGCTTCTGGCCGGCCGCGGCGATCGGCTACGACCCGTGGCGCGACCGGTACGTCGTCTGCAGGTACTTCGACCTGAGCACCGAGCCCTTCTTCGACGAGGCGACCGGCTGGGAGACGTCGTATTGGCGCCTCGGTCACGAGATCTTCAccctcggcggcggtggcggcgactccTGGGTGGAGACcgaccccccgccgccgcccggcagGCATTGGCCGATCGGTGAATTGGGCGCGATCTGCGTGCGAGGGGACTTCTACTGGCTGAGTtacaccgccgccggcgccgccggcgacggcgaggcggagatGGCGCTGCTCCGGTTCGGCCTGCGCGACGCCAAGTTCGACGTGGTCCGCCGCCCTCGGGGCtgcacctgccgccgccgcacgccctcctcctccgatgACGGCTACTTCTACTTCACGGACCGCGTCGTCGACCTGTCCGGCAAGGTGTGCTACGTCCACGCGCCATTGGCGGCCGACTTCCTGGAGCTCTGGCAGCTAGCGGGGGATCATGATCAGGAGTGGTCGCCACGCTGCCGCATCAACCTGCTCGAGAGGGGGATCGTCATACGGAAGGAGGGCTTCGTTCCCGTGTACCACCATGGGGAGGACATGCTGCTTGTTCTGGATGACGAGCAGCTGTATCGATACAACGAGCGGACTAGAGCGATCGAGGAGGTTGCCAACTTGGAGCGGGAGCTAGAAGAGTATGAGCGGCAGGACGGCACCTTGGGGTATAAGCATTACGTTGTCCCGTACGTGGAGAGCCTGGTCTCCATTTGTTCGAGTAACTATATAATTAAAGAACCGATAGAGACTTTGCTTATgtatagtaattaattaagtaatggACAAAACGTACGTGCatgatgacattttttttttttttggttttgctaTATATAACTATCGGcgaatttttctctctctctctctccaaacttTCGATTTGATTGCACGACACACGCTATGTGGGATTCGAACGTTCTGGCAGCTGAAGCTTTATAAAAGGGTGATTTTACCATCCTAAGAATGTACCATATTTTCTAAGAGGTTCGTTCTGGTCCAGCAATTTATATCGGGAGATACTGAACAAAATCTGGCCGTTCAATCGTTAGGGGTGCGATGGACTACGAAGAAAAACAGCCAACGCTAGCTCCTCGTCCTCACGCGGCTGCACCATGGCCTCTGGCAGCGTCATCTGCTTGCTGCCATAGCAAGCCGTACCCGTACTTGGATGTGTCAAAGCTCGCGCCGGTGAAGGGCGCTTGAAGCACGATGGCGGGAAGGACGATGAGGACGGCCAGTTATTTAGCAACGATACGCCGGCGCTGCCACCAAAGCCAAAGCACAGGGAGCTGCCGAGCGCGACCGATGACGAGATGGTAGCAGCGAGACGGTAGTGGTGGCGGCGTCCCTGGCGAGGAGCTTGGAGCTCTTGCAGGAGCGGCGGGCATGGACGATGTGTTAGCCAGagatatcaatttttttctacGGCTGCGGCAGTGTGGCGTGCGACGACGTTTGCATCCGTACAGCGTGGCCACCCTAACCGCGGTGGCACAATTATGTCGACCTTGCTCGTCTACAGCAGTAGAAGAGGCGCCGGAGAACGGAAAAggggaagaaaaacaaaatgtgcatgaaaaattaaaaagggaAGGTTCACATCAAAGTGCCTTCTGGCTCGCCGGCTCTCTCTGCCTCCACTCTGGTTGGCCACTCCACCGGCGAGAGCCCTTTGATGAGCCACTACTGCTCGGCATCttcaggagagagaggataagatGAAGAAGATACAATTGGAACAAAAATATCCTGACTACCCTTCTGTCCTTAGTACCTCTTCATCTTCTATACAATCACGTGCTCAATACCATTGGTACTGCTTCTTCTCACCCGTTGGATTGAAGACAATTGATGGTTTGGATTATATGTACCGGCAGCTACCAAGGTACCTGCAAAACCATAAAAACTCTCATTTTCTAacgtaaaatttggtatctctaaaTACCAAGTATCTCATGGTACTAAAAATTTTAgtctaaaattttggtaactcaaggtattttttttaaggattgtAAAATTTCTCTTATACAAAATCTTCAGCTTTTGCAAACAGTACAGATTATCACACATATTCTTAGAATATGTAATtgcaaaatttatgtaattatagaATTTTGAAAATGAACAAGAAGAAAAGCTGAAAACCCCAGCATCTGTAGATTAAGGTGGCTATCAACCATTAGAATATTCTTAGAATATCTCCAGCAATAGCTCCTATTTTAGAGCCCCTAATGGCTAAATGGGAGCTGCCTTCATTTCTTGAGGACCCAAAAAATGTCTACAGCTCCAACAATGGTCCCtatttctatttcttttctatttcaataTGTTACAGCGGCAAGTTTGACGTGGTTGTAAGGTTGTCAGACTGTCAGTATCTCGATTTATATCCTAGTATATTAGGGCAGTAGCAGTGCGTCGTGGGATTTCACCGAACCTCGCATGCCAACTAGGTGAAGAACCCTATTAGCCACACACTCCACAATGCAAGTTACCTATAAAGTGGGTCCCACTAGCACATCTTTTTCACTTTttatatctctctctcctcttcctctttttcCCATCGGTAGAGAAAAAGCAGAGAACAGAGGCGTCGGGAGGCACCAGCTGGGGTGGCGAGGGCGGTGGGCCGGGCGTCGGCCGTCTCCTGCGAGCTCCCCGAAGTAGCGCCGGCGTCCGCGATGCGGGAGTGGCGGATGggctgatgaggacatcctccactattacccgctagcaaagacgcaaaagtcggACGGCGACTGTGTGatcctctgaataatcccaccttgcttagcttgggaggaggaagccaccttaaaaagGAGAGTCACCCTTCCCCTAtcggactagtcttttaggaagattgggcctttccccgagtgggtgtgcctaagaactgttggggtccgagctaccttaatttgttgggcctcggccaacaccacctgggccggattgttatATTTGATATCAGAGCTAGGCCCTTGTTAAGGGGTaggaatgatgaggacatcctccactattacccgcaggcaaagacgcaaaagtcgggcggcgaccgtgtgagcctttgaataatcccaccttgcttagcttaaGAGGAGGAaaccaccttaaaagggagagtcACCCTTCCTCTAtcggactagtcttttagggagattgggcctttctccgagtgggtgtgcctaagaactgttgggCTTCGGGCtaccttaatttgttgggcctcggccaaccccacctgggctGGATTGTTATCAttaatgatgaggacatccttcactattacccgctggcagaGACGctaaagtcgggcggcgaccgtgtgagcatCTGAATATTCCCACCttacttagcttgggaggaggaagccaccttaaaagggagagccacccttcccctattggactagtctatTAGTGAGATTGGGCATTTCCCTGAGTAGGTGTGCcaaagaactgttggggtccgggcaa is part of the Oryza glaberrima chromosome 4, OglaRS2, whole genome shotgun sequence genome and encodes:
- the LOC127769272 gene encoding putative F-box protein At1g33530, which gives rise to MGIYYRRRKEKRRRITQYPAPAAAAAAAPVPDDLLVSEILTRLPVKTLTRCKSVCRSWRAALEDPSFVRRHLELSRTRTPPSALVIPHDGGNFLSRYISFHRLRSPEHTATDAAAAAATAELMLEATCPEEIGCGFVPSRATRRPGSSCSCRSAPMPGSPSASGRPRRSATTRGATGTSSAGTST